In one Heterodontus francisci isolate sHetFra1 chromosome 16, sHetFra1.hap1, whole genome shotgun sequence genomic region, the following are encoded:
- the asxl1 gene encoding putative Polycomb group protein ASXL1 isoform X2, whose translation MLHTNSRADDGMFYRLPGRMGLYTLKKDALLWSKNMPIGDGEGYDDGPDLESCDSNETSTTGEENDASPVSDESSSNASCSTEIEGKQASPGKQNSHKATQQPVKQQPKKKIGVPVMMSKSIPRVVLTPLKVNGEHVESASAFAAKHTDGESSSASSGSSCTVTSGSAQYNRTEMNKLQCRPSLSRKPGQHFRALRRSNTGQMKRNRGEEIDVETPGSILVNTNLRALINSRTFTSLPLHFQQQLLFLLPEVDRQVGTDGIMRLSSSALNNEFFTSAAQGWKERLAEGEFTPEMQLRLRQEMEKEKKVELWKENFFEDYYGQKLGLSKEESEQQTSVQVEIENEASSPVLAGPSKQQSPLKKQDERLRKCTRSSKVDLKCRVKRSLIKEAKAELPEQSDKTVSCTVSSQDTRSQKQHNHEAKVFQAVSCSDEDPLSLINNEARPGLLEEILPNKSALNSKPILLTERPAGIQSQEHTKSDGHLELTDMQPAGISKDQITCLTIRSAVLKSELEHNSGESKDQKRKSSEHSASASGPEKKPRLEDHQSFRTTIDSFRTEKEHPTKEEPKVPPIRIQLSRIKPPWVVKGQPTYQICPRIVTTAGTVSRERTGARTLADIKARAQQARAQREAAAAAAANVTVEGGGRGSSGNGSGGTDSPEQTNGKTEAHEQTTAKHQYRAQLFQTCATDEPEKSGDRENSVKQGVIIEECVESNLIDTTQQSKLMMADDIQQTELEGDASYTIISSKSPDLLVDVQECNQVTVSQLSDAVVSDGQIDSSETAVLQDDAPPETLELPPGRENICIESSKNVKCETVILSFSETDNPMHVPCDQTQMSGLKDKATCIEESLQNYSFSGTVITETRNAAVFNTMGIPVAGVKTTACDSLPSNVIESRANTTDVLSTQLSVEFPETDSCEQEGNRCTVEEIGSPLMHKVTCSPTLQSHVEKEGDCVELNICNQLETSTLLEMSNEPHLAEKQMTSVIVSTCSNKDPSHSLAQKLSLESEKLEKHFDCSASVDTDEHVKEHLIKQEQAMADGRHQSIESEVAVLKNAFDQLTSKRQQNGGSDIKNGLYYKTEISNQLSDESCVRLTNERIFKDERAPVCSESGVIVASPDDCKGTDNRDQHKQSQLSEENQLPKDERPNECQNHKPETLYNVNQTDSLLHPSVEGPKRVGNFNRPLSSIEVNNPLVTQLLQGSLPLEKVLPQSHSGTKLEITKLLVPPPMPSESLQAKQERNFSQSTIDHVAQTTGIKSLISGVHSGIKLADYHLHKILSGDFRDLSQKRLEQMKSTVLQSSKHYMQSQMILDRDCKSLGEGPVLQEQLNRTPILSRPVEVSGAATQKLMQATCSFEDSSKELMNISSGNTQSPNSKNPVMRSMPETLKQISSSTVSGYYIPSTPTFCKSLESQNTIFGSVIAKACSGMPGRQKVSHGYLHNTVVVQNDGSCRATEVIKIQSKGSVIEHVPTIAQTSERNLIGMENMPNVRRDWLPKLQESFKVIKSENIPTCRGINQNQDIIGINDGTYIPFDSKDKLYVGPIKMDCSIGKVMKETGLQFQHSSEHSLINSQLSIQQQIYGKLPKLSFSTTGFSHITNTSVSELSMGNFPASLAGSMMSLSQKTNFGNHNSAVPAQMFAESSSVNEMTFKCSCRLKAMIMCKGCGAFCHDDCIGPSKLCVSCLVVR comes from the exons CATTTGCAGCCAAGCACACAGATGGTGAATCAAGCAGTGCGTCTAGTGGTAGTTCCTGCACAGTGACTTCAGGCAGCGCTCAATACAACAGAACAGAAATGAATAAACTTCAGTGTAGGCCTAGCCTGAGCCGGAAACCTGGACAACACTTCAGAGCCCTGAGAAGGTCAAACACAG GACAGATGAAGCGAAACAGAGGGGAAGAGATTGATGTTGAAACACCTGGATCAATTCTCGTCAATACAAATCTGCGTGCTTTGATCAACTCACGGACTTTCACTTCTTTGCCACTACATTTTCAGCAGCAGTTGCTGTTTCTTCTGCCAGAGGTGGACAGGCAG GTTGGTACTGATGGTATAATGCGGCTCAGCAGTTCAGCTCTAAATAATGAGTTCTTCACCTCTGCAGCTCAGGGATGGAAGGAACGATTAGCGGAAG GTGAGTTTACACCTGAAATGCAACTTCGGCTGCGTCAAGAAATGGAGAAAGAGAAAAAAGTGGAGCTGTGGAAAGAGAATTTCTTTGAAGATTATTATGGGCAGAA ACTGGGCTTGTCTAAAGAAGAATCAGAACAGCAGACATCAGTACAAGTGGAAATAGAAAATGAAGCCAGTTCACCTGTATTAGCAGGACCATCTAAGCAGCAAAGTCCGCTTAAAAAGCAGGATGAGAGACTAAGGAAATGTACTAGAAGTTCAAAGGTGGACCTCAAATGTAGAGTGAAGCGGAGTCTTATTAAGGAAGCAAAGGCTGAACTTCCTGAACAAAGTGATAAAACAGTTTCATGCACGGTATCTTCTCAAGATACCAGGAGCCAGAAACAGCACAATCATGAGGCCAAGGTGTTTCAGGCTGTTAGCTGTTCAGATGAAGATCCACTTAGTTTAATTAATAATGAAGCTAGACCTGGACTGCTAGAAGAAATTCTTCCAAATAAATCTGCCTTAAACTCCAAACCTATATTGCTTACAGAAAGACCTGCAGGAATACAATCTCAAGAACATACCAAATCTGATGGGCATTTGGAATTGACTGATATGCAACCTGCTGGAATTTCCAAGGATCAGATCACCTGTCTTACTATAAGGAGTGCTGTTCTGAAAAGTGAGTTAGAGCACAATTCTGGAGAGTCCAAAGACCAAAAGAGAAAGTCTTCTGAGCACAGTGCCTCGGCCTCTGGCCCTGAGAAGAAGCCACGTCTTGAAGATCATCAGTCCTTTCGGACCACAATTGATAGCTTTCGGACAGAAAAAGAACATCCTACAAAAGAAGAGCCAAAGGTGCCGCCTATTAGG ATTCAACTCTCAAGAATCAAACCTCCATGGGTTGTCAAAGGGCAGCCAACCTATCAAATATGCCCCAGGATCGTCACTACAGCTGGAACAGTCAGTCGAGAAAGGACAGGTGCCAGAACACTTGCAGATATCAAAGCCCGTGCTCAGCAAGCCAGGGCACAAAGGGAGGCTGCAGCAGCTGCGGCTGCCAATGTTACAGTGGAAGGAGGGGGAAGGGGTAGTAGTGGTAAtggatcagggggcacagattcccCCGAACAGACCAACGGAAAAACAGAAGCTCATGAACAAACTACGGCAAAACATCAGTATAGAGCACAGCTATTCCAAACCTGCGCAACAGATGAACCAGAAAAATCCGGTGATAGAGAGAATAGTGTTAAGCAAGGTGTTATAATTGAGGAATGTGTGGAAAGCAATCTAATTGACACAACACAACAAAGTAAGTTGATGATGGCAGATGATATCCAGCAAACTGAATTGGAAGGTGATGCCAGTTACACTATAATTAGTAGTAAATCACCAGATTTATTGGTGGATGTGCAAGAATGCAACCAAGTTACTGTTTCTCAACTGAGTGACGCAGTGGTTTCTGATGGACAGATTGACAGTAGTGAAACTGCAGTTCTTCAAGATGATGCACCCCCCGAAACACTGGAGCTGCCTCCAGGCAGAGAGAATATTTGTATAGAATCTAGCAAAAAtgttaaatgtgaaactgtaatcctTTCATTTTCTGAGACTGACAATCCCATGCATGTACCCTGTGATCAAACCCAGATGTCTGGTCTAAAAGATAAAGCAACCTGCATTGAAGAATCTCTTCAAAACTATAGTTTCTCTGGAACAGTAATTACAGAAACCAGGAATGCTGCAGTCTTTAACACTATGGGCATCCCTGTTGCGGGGGTGAAAACTACAGCATGTGATTCATTACCAAGTAATGTCATTGAAAGTAGAGCAAACACTACAGATGTTTTGTCAACCCAACTATCAGTTGAATTTCCAGAAACTGACTCTTGTGAGCAAGAGGGTAATAGATGCACGGTAGAGGAAATTGGATCTCCATTGATGCATAAAGTAACTTGTTCTCCAACTTTGCAGTCACATGTGGAAAAGGAGGGTGACTGTGTTGAATTAAATATATGTAATCAGTTAGAAACTAGCACGTTGCTGGAGATGTCAAATGAACCACATCTTGCAGAGAAGCAAATGACATCTGTAATAGTGTCAACATGCTCTAATAAAGATCCCAGCCATTCATTAGCACAAAAGCTTTCTCTTGAATCTGAGAAGCTGGAAAAGCATTTTGACTGTTCTGCTTCTGTTGACACAGATGAACATGTGAAAGAACATCTTATAAAACAAGAGCAGGCAATGGCAGATGGTCGGCACCAGTCGATAGAATCTGAAGTTGCTGTGTTAAAGAATGCCTTTGACCAGCTAACCAGCAAAAGGCAACAAAACGGTGGAAGTGATATTAAGAATGGCTTGTATTACAAGACTGAAATAAGTAACCAGCTGTCTGATGAAAGTTGTGTACGACTCACAAATGAAAGAATATTTAAAGATGAGAGAGCCCCTGTTTGTTCTGAGAGTGGTGTAATTGTAGCAAGTCCTGATGACTGCAAAGGGACTGATAATCGTGATCAACACAAACAGTCACAGTTGTCCGAGGAGAATCAGCTGCCAAAGGATGAAAGACCAAATGAGTGCCAGAACCACAAGCCTGAAACACTGTATAATGTAAATCAGACTGACTCTTTGCTACATCCAAGTGTTGAGGGGCCGAAAAGGGTTGGGAATTTTAATCGACCACTGTCATCAATTGAAGTCAATAACCCCCTGGTCACACAGTTACTTCAGGGAAGCCTTCCTTTAGAGAAGGTTTTGCCACAATCTCATTCTGGTACCAAATTGGAGATAACTAAACTGCTTGTTCCACCTCCAATGCCTTCTGAGAGCCTTCAAGCTAAGCAGGAAAGAAATTTCAGTCAGTCGACTATTGATCATGTTGCACAAACAACCGGTATCAAAAGTCTAATAAGTGGAGTACACAGTGGAATCAAATTAGCTGATTATCATTTACATAAAATATTGTCAGGTGATTTCAGAGATTTGTCTCAAAAACGACTTGAACAGATGAAATCAACTGTATTGCAGTCCAGTAAGCATTATATGCAATCTCAGATGATCTTGGACAGAGATTGTAAAAGTCTAGGTGAAGGTCCAGTTTTACAAGAGCAACTAAATAGAACACCAATTCTTTCTAGGCCTGTTGAAGTGTCTGGGGCAGCAACACAAAAGCTAATGCAGGCTACTTGCAGTTTTGAGGATAGTAGCAAAGAACTTATGAATATCTCCTCTGGAAACACTCAAAGTCCCAATTCGAAAAATCCTGTAATGAGAAGCATGCCTGAAACATTAAAGCAAATCAGTAGCTCTACTGTGTCTGGCTATTACATTCCAAGCACACCAACCTTTTGTAAAAGTTTGGAGAGTCAGAACACTATTTTTGGTTCAGTAATAGCAAAGGCTTGCAGTGGAATGCCAGGGAGGCAAAAGGTTAGCCATGGTTATTTGCATAACACTGTAGTTGTGCAAAATGATGGAAGCTGTAGAGCAACAGAAGTAATTAAGATTCAGTCAAAGGGTTCTGTTATTGAGCACGTGCCAACCATTGCCCAAACTTCAGAAAGGAATTTAATTGGAATGGAGAATATGCCAAATGTAAGAAGGGATTGGCTTCCTAAACTGCAAGAAAGTTTTAAAGTCATCAAATCTGAAAATATTCCCACATGTAGGGGAATTAACCAAAATCAAGACATCATTGGTATAAATGATGGTACatacattccatttgattccaaagACAAATTATATGTTGGACCAATAAAGATGGACTGCAGTATTGGAAAAGTTATGAAagagactggtctacaatttcagcATTCATCGGAACATTCTCTCATCAATTCCCAGCTCAGTATTCAGCAACAGATATATGGCAAGCTTCCTAAACTTTCTTTCAGTACCACAGGATTTAGTCATATCACTAACACATCAGTTTCAGAACTCTCTATGGGTAACTTTCCAGCATCCCTTGCTGGAAGTATGATGTCACTGAGTCAGAAGACAAACTTTGGGAATCATAATTCTGCAGTTCCTGCTCAGATGTTTGCTGAAAGCAGCAGTGTCAATGAAATGACTTTTAAATGTTCTTGCAGGCTAAAGGCCATGATCATGTGCAAAGGATGTGGAGCATTTTGCCATGATGATTGCATAGGCCCATCTAAGCTTTGTGTATCATGTCTTGTCGTGAGATAG